A single Nitrosospira multiformis ATCC 25196 DNA region contains:
- a CDS encoding DUF883 domain-containing protein: MAQDNSKNAVSDTQEAAENMTQHAGDAARRVGRAAKSAGQEVGSVARDEFAKLRADLDDLISRIPNLSDVDLEEAKEKLMAKIADTRAAAHDLAEDAQEQFDYALESSKECIREHPLQSVGYAAGIGLIIGLLLARR, translated from the coding sequence ATGGCACAGGATAACTCAAAGAATGCGGTGAGCGATACTCAGGAAGCTGCGGAAAATATGACTCAGCATGCGGGCGATGCGGCCCGGCGTGTAGGTCGGGCAGCGAAATCGGCAGGCCAGGAAGTGGGCTCGGTGGCAAGGGACGAATTTGCAAAGCTGAGAGCTGACCTGGATGATCTCATTTCCCGCATTCCCAATCTGTCAGACGTTGATCTGGAAGAAGCCAAGGAAAAACTCATGGCAAAAATTGCTGACACCCGCGCGGCTGCCCACGACCTGGCGGAGGACGCCCAAGAGCAATTCGACTATGCCCTCGAGAGCTCGAAGGAGTGTATACGTGAACACCCTCTTCAATCGGTTGGCTACGCGGCTGGGATCGGCCTGATAATCGGCCTGTTGCTGGCCCGTCGCTAA
- the rpsB gene encoding 30S ribosomal protein S2 translates to MSVTMRQMLEAGVHFGHQTRFWSPKMAPYIFGHRNKIHIINLEKTLVMYQEAMNYVRQLAANKGTILFVGTKRQARDIVREEAMRCGSPFVDQRWLGGMLTNFKTIKQSVKRLHDMETMMEDGTLDKLSKKEALDLQRELEKLNRSLGGIKDMKNLPDAMFVIDVGYQKGAITEARKLGIPIVGIVDSNHSPAGVDYVIPGNDDSSQAIRLYARGVADAILEGRNQAIQEIVQGDFEEADEAVAGEQG, encoded by the coding sequence ATGTCAGTAACAATGCGGCAAATGCTGGAGGCGGGCGTCCATTTCGGGCATCAGACCCGCTTCTGGAGTCCCAAGATGGCGCCCTATATTTTTGGCCATCGCAACAAGATACACATCATCAATCTGGAAAAAACGCTGGTGATGTATCAGGAAGCGATGAATTACGTGCGTCAGTTGGCGGCCAACAAGGGCACGATTTTATTTGTCGGGACCAAGCGCCAGGCACGGGACATCGTGCGCGAGGAAGCGATGCGCTGCGGGTCGCCCTTCGTCGACCAGCGCTGGCTCGGCGGAATGCTCACCAACTTCAAGACGATCAAGCAATCCGTTAAAAGACTCCATGATATGGAAACGATGATGGAGGATGGAACACTCGACAAGCTTTCCAAGAAAGAAGCATTGGATCTGCAGCGCGAACTGGAAAAACTCAATCGCAGTCTGGGAGGCATCAAGGACATGAAGAATCTGCCGGATGCCATGTTCGTCATTGATGTCGGCTATCAGAAAGGGGCAATAACCGAGGCCAGGAAGCTTGGTATTCCTATTGTCGGTATTGTGGACAGTAACCATAGTCCGGCCGGGGTGGATTATGTCATTCCTGGCAACGATGATTCTAGTCAGGCAATTCGCCTTTATGCCCGCGGTGTCGCGGACGCCATTCTGGAAGGCCGGAATCAGGCTATCCAGGAAATTGTACAAGGCGATTTCGAGGAAGCGGATGAGGCAGTGGCCGGCGAACAGGGATAA
- the tsf gene encoding translation elongation factor Ts: protein MAEITAQMVKELREITGLGMMECKKALTEASGDMKAAEDLLRIKSGAKASKAAGRTAAEGIVAAHIARDGKSGALVEVNCETDFVARNEDFIGFAHSLAELLTTESIGDNEALANARLSNGESVEEFRKALVMKLGENISIRRFARHQVAGAQDRLASYLHGAKIGVMVDYTGGDPALGKDLAMHIAASKPVCVSSEQVSPELLERERQIYTAQAAESGKPADIVARMVDGRIAKYLAEITLLGQPFVKNPDQTVKQLLAEKSAQVNGFTLYIVGEGIEKKSGDFAAEVMAQVGQAKQEKAS, encoded by the coding sequence ATGGCGGAAATCACCGCACAAATGGTGAAGGAATTGCGCGAGATAACGGGTCTCGGCATGATGGAGTGTAAGAAGGCCTTAACTGAAGCCAGCGGAGACATGAAAGCCGCGGAAGACCTTCTGCGGATCAAGAGTGGCGCCAAAGCGAGCAAGGCAGCCGGACGGACTGCAGCGGAAGGGATAGTGGCGGCCCATATCGCGCGTGACGGCAAGAGCGGCGCGCTGGTGGAAGTCAACTGCGAAACCGATTTTGTCGCAAGGAACGAAGACTTCATCGGCTTTGCGCATAGCCTTGCAGAATTGCTGACAACGGAAAGCATAGGGGACAACGAAGCGCTCGCAAATGCCAGGCTGTCAAACGGCGAAAGCGTGGAGGAGTTCCGGAAAGCGTTGGTAATGAAGCTGGGTGAAAATATCAGCATACGCCGTTTTGCGCGCCATCAGGTAGCCGGTGCGCAGGATCGTCTGGCCTCCTATCTGCACGGTGCAAAAATAGGCGTCATGGTCGATTATACGGGTGGCGATCCGGCCTTGGGCAAGGACCTCGCAATGCATATCGCCGCCAGCAAGCCGGTGTGCGTATCAAGCGAGCAGGTTTCTCCGGAGCTGCTGGAGCGTGAACGCCAGATATATACCGCCCAGGCAGCGGAGAGCGGAAAGCCAGCCGATATCGTTGCGCGCATGGTCGATGGGCGTATTGCCAAATATCTCGCCGAGATAACGCTTCTGGGGCAACCGTTTGTCAAAAATCCGGATCAGACGGTGAAACAGCTGCTCGCGGAAAAATCTGCTCAGGTCAACGGTTTTACCTTGTATATCGTTGGGGAAGGGATAGAAAAGAAATCTGGCGACTTTGCTGCCGAAGTCATGGCGCAGGTGGGTCAGGCCAAACAGGAAAAAGCGTCTTAG
- the pyrH gene encoding UMP kinase: MTIPAYKRILLKLSGEALMGDDSYGINRDVIERIVAEIAEVNQLGVEVAVVIGGGNIFRGMTSSAEGMDRATADYMGMLATVMNALALQDAMRRAGLVSRVQSALRIDQVVEPYIRGKAIRYLEEGKIVIFAAGTGNPFFTTDTAAALRGMEMNVDIVLKATKVDGVYTTDPKINPDAERYQRLSFDTAIAENLKVMDATALTLCRDQKLPLKVFSIFKAEALRRVVMGEEEGTLVEV, encoded by the coding sequence ATGACCATACCCGCTTATAAACGCATCCTGCTGAAGCTCTCGGGCGAAGCTCTCATGGGTGACGATAGTTATGGCATCAACCGGGATGTAATCGAACGAATCGTGGCCGAGATAGCCGAAGTGAATCAGCTGGGTGTCGAGGTTGCGGTAGTGATAGGAGGGGGCAACATTTTCCGGGGAATGACCTCCTCCGCGGAAGGCATGGACCGGGCCACCGCGGACTATATGGGGATGCTGGCCACCGTCATGAATGCGCTGGCGTTACAGGATGCGATGCGGCGTGCCGGTCTGGTGAGCAGGGTGCAATCCGCCCTCCGCATCGATCAGGTGGTGGAACCGTATATTCGGGGCAAGGCCATACGCTATCTGGAGGAGGGCAAAATAGTCATTTTTGCCGCCGGCACGGGTAATCCATTTTTTACGACCGATACAGCGGCGGCTCTGCGGGGAATGGAGATGAACGTGGATATCGTGCTCAAGGCCACCAAGGTCGATGGGGTATATACCACCGATCCCAAAATAAATCCGGATGCAGAACGCTACCAGAGACTGTCGTTTGATACTGCCATTGCCGAGAATCTCAAGGTGATGGATGCCACCGCGCTGACTTTGTGCCGCGACCAGAAGCTTCCGCTCAAAGTCTTCAGTATCTTCAAGGCGGAGGCGTTGAGACGGGTAGTCATGGGCGAGGAAGAGGGCACGTTGGTGGAGGTCTGA
- the frr gene encoding ribosome recycling factor: protein MIAEIKKSAEQKMQKSLEALKLDLGKIRTGRAHTGLLDHVTVDYYGNPTAINQVANISLADARTITVAPWEKKMLGAIEKAIRNSDLGLNPTTVGELIRVPMPPLTEERRRDLTKVVKHEGEAARVAMRNIRRDANAHLKDLLKEKKIAEDEERKGQEDIQKLTDRYIADIDKLLQAKEAELMAV, encoded by the coding sequence ATGATTGCCGAGATAAAAAAATCCGCCGAGCAGAAAATGCAGAAAAGCCTGGAAGCATTGAAACTGGACCTGGGCAAGATACGAACCGGACGCGCCCATACAGGTCTGCTGGATCACGTTACTGTGGATTATTACGGGAACCCCACCGCAATCAACCAGGTGGCAAACATCAGCCTTGCGGATGCCCGCACCATTACCGTAGCGCCATGGGAAAAGAAGATGCTGGGGGCGATAGAAAAAGCTATCCGCAATTCAGACCTGGGTTTGAATCCCACGACCGTAGGCGAATTGATCCGCGTACCCATGCCGCCGCTTACCGAGGAACGGAGGCGCGATCTCACCAAGGTGGTAAAGCATGAGGGGGAAGCGGCGCGCGTGGCGATGCGAAACATTCGCCGGGACGCAAATGCGCACCTGAAGGACTTGCTCAAGGAAAAAAAGATTGCCGAAGATGAAGAACGCAAGGGGCAGGAGGATATCCAGAAACTTACCGATCGCTATATTGCGGATATAGACAAGCTCCTTCAGGCCAAAGAAGCCGAACTGATGGCCGTATAA
- the uppS gene encoding polyprenyl diphosphate synthase encodes MPTIVSSTREIPETGEIPQHVAIIMDGNGRWAKNRFMPRMAGHKRGVETVRSAIRACMERGVKYLTLFAFSSENWRRPPEEVAFLMQLFISVLEQEVSKLHENGIRFKVIGDLSKFEPKIVEFIRNGEALTAANERFTLTIAANYGGRWDIMQAVRKMLAECPHLATTFDEKDLMQYFALNHAPEPDLFIRTGGEKRISNFLLWQLAYTELYFTDTLWPDFDARALDLAIQSYQQRERRFGRTSEQLQAASSLRGGREVAVKATA; translated from the coding sequence ATGCCAACCATCGTCAGTTCGACCCGGGAAATACCTGAAACTGGAGAAATTCCCCAGCACGTCGCCATTATCATGGACGGCAATGGACGCTGGGCAAAAAACCGGTTCATGCCGCGCATGGCAGGCCACAAGCGTGGAGTGGAGACAGTACGTTCCGCAATCCGGGCCTGCATGGAGCGAGGTGTCAAATATCTGACGTTATTTGCCTTCAGCAGCGAAAACTGGCGCAGGCCACCTGAAGAAGTCGCATTCCTGATGCAGTTGTTCATAAGCGTGCTGGAGCAGGAGGTATCCAAGCTGCATGAGAACGGTATCCGCTTCAAGGTAATCGGAGATCTATCGAAATTCGAACCGAAGATAGTCGAGTTCATACGCAACGGCGAAGCGCTCACGGCCGCCAATGAACGGTTTACGCTTACTATCGCGGCCAATTACGGCGGACGGTGGGATATCATGCAAGCTGTTCGAAAAATGCTTGCCGAATGCCCCCACCTGGCGACGACTTTCGATGAAAAAGACCTGATGCAGTATTTTGCCCTCAACCATGCACCGGAACCCGATCTATTCATTCGTACGGGAGGCGAGAAGCGCATCAGCAATTTCCTTCTCTGGCAACTGGCATACACCGAACTCTATTTTACCGACACGTTATGGCCGGATTTTGATGCGCGCGCTCTGGATCTCGCTATCCAGTCCTATCAGCAACGCGAACGCCGATTTGGACGAACCAGCGAGCAGCTTCAGGCAGCGTCATCCTTGCGTGGGGGCAGAGAAGTCGCCGTGAAAGCGACGGCATAG
- a CDS encoding phosphatidate cytidylyltransferase, which produces MLRARILTAVIMLSVFLAALFHLSSIFWMALLLALTTAGSLEWTRLARFSLNHTIAYLLLTVLLASELLYGLSEAIAVDPYTPSFLGVYVASLIFWIFGATIFLKSKRPVGNVVLLAFIGWLVLLPTCLALYQLRAIDPLLLLGFMGTIWLSDTAAYFSGRTWGKNKLAPSISPGKTWEGVAGALVVVLVYALIWSYSEEDIPATLLIPLLLLLAALGILGDLFESLMKRHAGLKDSGTILPGHGGILDRIDALTSTLPIAALALLLLHT; this is translated from the coding sequence ATGCTCCGGGCACGGATTCTTACCGCCGTCATTATGCTATCCGTCTTTCTGGCGGCGTTATTCCATCTGTCTTCCATCTTCTGGATGGCGCTACTGCTAGCGCTGACAACCGCCGGTTCGCTGGAGTGGACCCGGCTTGCCAGGTTCTCTCTCAACCATACCATCGCTTATCTTTTATTGACGGTACTGCTGGCAAGCGAGCTTCTGTATGGATTGAGCGAGGCAATTGCCGTTGATCCCTATACGCCCTCATTCCTGGGGGTTTACGTTGCATCGCTGATATTCTGGATCTTCGGCGCGACGATTTTCCTGAAATCGAAGCGTCCTGTCGGGAATGTCGTCCTGCTGGCGTTTATCGGCTGGCTGGTGCTGTTGCCGACCTGTCTTGCGTTATATCAGCTGCGCGCAATCGATCCGCTCCTCCTGCTCGGTTTCATGGGCACCATTTGGCTATCCGATACAGCGGCGTATTTTTCGGGACGGACCTGGGGAAAAAACAAACTTGCGCCGAGCATCAGTCCCGGCAAAACCTGGGAGGGTGTGGCTGGAGCCCTTGTTGTGGTACTGGTTTATGCGCTTATCTGGAGCTACAGCGAGGAGGACATTCCTGCCACGTTATTGATCCCGCTGCTGCTGCTTCTTGCCGCGCTGGGAATCCTGGGCGATTTATTTGAATCGCTGATGAAGCGTCACGCCGGACTCAAGGACAGCGGCACTATTTTGCCGGGCCACGGTGGTATACTTGACAGGATCGATGCGCTGACTTCAACCCTGCCCATTGCGGCTCTGGCACTTCTCCTGCTACATACCTGA